The genomic region GGGACACCGTATTCTTGCGATACACTGCGGGCACTTGGAGCGCCGTATGAGGTAGAAAGTGCGTTTCTTGGGCCAGATCTAGCTGACGGAGGGCCATACTCCTGAGACAGGGCGTTTCGTGAGCTGGACAATCCAGATCTGGCAGAAGGTGGGCCGTATTGCTGGGAAAGGGAGCGTGCTGATCCGAAGGCTGGAGGTCCATATTCCTGGGACAGTGATCTTTGGAAGTCGAAGCCATGGTTGTCGTGGTGGTCGTGGCCTGATCTTGCTGAAGGATAACTGTTGCTGTAAATAATACGATGGAAgctgtttatttcattaatttctttCGAGAAATTGATTAAGAAATTGAAGTTGATGAAGACAAACGAATCAAGAAAAATTCAGAACGAGACATTTTATGATTTAAGTATTTCTTACCCGACAGGAGGTTCGGCTAAAGCCAATGACAGGCAAAGTACCAACGGGAATAAAATCtgaaagaagaaaattaatttattagaaaatttaaaatgcagATATTAAAGTTGTTTTTGATGGACTTGgtatatcttttaaatctgattatgaatatgtaataatttaattaataaagcaaTGTTAGGGATTAAGATTACtctgattttaaacttagccgtaaattttctaaaattgttGTTTGTTTTCGAAAATTTCGGTAACCTGGGCTCTCggtaatttatgtttaaaaatgtgttatttaatttaattttaattaatttaggaAACCCCGTAGCAgcatatttacttaataaatttatttaccttcATGTTTATTGAATTCTTTCGTTGGTTttggaataaaattttcttctcCTTTTACCTATTTGGCAACTTTAATTAcaagttttttattgtttttattaatgaagCGAATGAATTGTACTAAGCTGTTGGAACTTAGAATACTAATCGAATTGAGATGTAAGCATTGAATGATAGTGTCCAAAAGATCGCCAActatttatacaaaagtaTACAATACGTATCAAACTGCCAGGTAATTTCGAGTTTGAAACTGATTTGCTTTCCGAAAATAGACTTTATGTCTTTTGCTTTAAAGATGGCGAAGACAGATGTTAGGATTTTGATGCTATTGTGCGTTAATGCGGTTTATTCCTCTTTGAACTTTCTAAGTTTCTCCCAcagttattatttgaaaagttGTTAGTTCGGGgaaaaatgaaaagaacagagttttttttacttgataATGAAATAAGGTGATAAATTATACCAATATTGCAACGACAATATATTTAGGCAGGTAATCTTCGGGCATTTGCTTTTGTTGCAAGTAAGATAATTAATACTTTGGCTTGGTtggtcaaaaataaaacagaagtAGCTTGATCATTTATTCTcttaaaaaatagcattttctTTCGAATTAGAATATGGCTTTTTCATGAAACAGTCTCTTTTCATGATTAACCGTTATTCTAGGTAAGTCTACATCAAATCAATTCTCCCACATTCTTagctaaaatatttgtaatactATTTTGTACAGCAAACACCGGACTAGGGTAGAAAGTATAAGTACAATGCGGAACATACCATCGATGCGTTCTGTCGTGTGTTGATGTCGACACCTGCGATACAGTTCATTGTTGAGATGATTGGTTTAACCAGGGCTTCAGACCACCAAGGGCAGACTTAGTGCTGGATCACGAATTCCGAACTGTTAGCACTAATTTTGAGACCCAATATTGTGATTGACGAAACTTGTATACGTAAGGCAATTTGTggattaggtacctacacgAAGCTAAAATTTGAACAACTTAAAGTTGATAAAGTTTTCCGCGTggttctatttgaatctcaattatatcattaagctttaCACCTGAACGTAGCTTCTTTGGCTGTTGACTATGTCTATGTCTAACCCTAAATGGATGTAGACGTACATATATGTCATTTCAAAATTCAGAGATCATGTGAATCATGAGGGAACATGTGAAGTAGATAacatcaaattataataacaatatcatgctgttgcatacatacatatacacggGTAGtcagagacttcatctttcaCTTGCTATGCAAGCATACTACGAGTAGATACAAATAGATCAAAGTGACCTACCACAATGACTATCTCTTGCCATTTTGGTCATAATAATATAGAGGAAGCCTATGTATCAACAAATCAATGAATTTGCGGACCAATAAACAGGAAGGTGTGGTGTGTCTTTAAAGGATTAATGGTAAGGCTGCTTATGCATAGAAGGAACAGAAATAAACATTTGACCGTGACAAATTGTTTGAGGTTGTCTTCCTTGGGACGCCGTCAAATGTTTCGTGTCGATTTACTGCACAATTAAAACAGTGCAATGTCACAAATTCATCACAAAATAGGTCACGATGCAGAAAAATGCTCGATCACACTAAATGTTGTCTAACTACTTTAAGAATAATGTTGTTAATCCATTGCGCCAATTGTAAAGATCTAAGCAAGCcgaaaattaagaaaatactcgtcatttaaaaattaatttaaacgctgtttttaaagaaatacagtttaattttgaatgtcAGGTCTTCAATGATGATGATCATTGTTTATAGATCGTGCGTGAACTGAACAAACAATGCGCATGTGACGATGACAATGTCACAGAATAAAGGATGCATCGAGATGAGAGAAGTGATCGGTTGGACCAAATTTACTTAATCTTAATTTAACCATtgattaaaattgatttatgatTTACATAAACAACATCGTATGTTTTCTCTAGCACTATACAGTTAGTCTccaaatacaatttaaaaaagaatctttattgtaaaaagtttTGCAAAGTGCTTTTACATCTTATTATCAAGTTACAgaaagcgacttccatctgacttctgtaacctttgcaggggaacctaacccatggCAAACGCTTTATGAATGTGCCATTCGTGGAAAATAGATGAAGAGGGCCTATTTCAAAGTACCGGGAACACATGGCCCAGGTCTTCTTCTATTATCAGTACTATTTGCCGTAGTTAACTAAAGACTGTGCAACCGGCCTTCATTACCGAAAGGCCTACAAACGACTGCATCGGATGAAAGACACTCGTCCTAAACGATAGCACTTCATTTAATGGCTCATCGCCGACGTAATAAGAGCTGTCATTATTCAAActtcaagtaaaataaaagctCACACGATACTGGccatcatttaaataaatgttgccTTCACCTacttagaaaaagaatagctCACAGATTTTTTTCTCGTCTGGATTATTTTGGAGGCTTTCTGGATTTAAATTGTCTCATGTTTGATGTGTGGTTTTTAGCAAAGTAGGAATAAGTCTCGATTTCGTCCCCACCTCTCTGAAGTGGAACCTAGGGTCCTGTTGATCACCTATGTCTTCAATCTTGAATAGGGCGAGTCATGTTTTAAACGAaccatgtaggtatttatgtgGTCTAGGAGCCGCGATCGTACCTTCTCTTGCAGTAGTATAGTTTAATATGTGGCTCACTgtacatatacctacctacttattcaTCAAATTAATCTTGATACTTGACCTTCCCTCACTGACTCGAGATACTGATAATTCTGATTATATCGCCGCATTGATTTTATTGACATCGTGTAAATAAGTGTGATGTCTTATTGATtagtgatttatatattttaggtaAGTAAGCGTATTTAATCTTTTTACTGTAAGAAAAAGTTTGAATCATATTTGTAGCACGACTGACTAGACATGGTACTTAATATCTTAAGATCATTTTAAGGATGCATCTTGTAAATGCGTTACTTTCACGTTACCTCCTACCTTAAGTAGAATGTGatcaaagataaaattacaCAATTATTACAATACAAGACAAGTatctaaaatattcaaaattgattaattatgtaggtacattaatgttataataatttcacagATCCGCCTATCTATAGCCAGCTACAAAGGAAAATGAAGTTGATCATAGTTACCGATATCCTGTCAAAACTATTAATCCTGTTTCTTATCAAACCTAACATTGgtgatattaaaatcaatataacAACTGCTTCTAGTAAAGAATACGTGCTGGTTAACTACACTGGATATGATAACAAACTGATAACAGATAGAGAAGTTCAACTTTTCAATATAACAAAAGACAATCTTAACAGAGGCTTCAGAATTGAACTAGGGAAGGCGCCTGATAACTTCTTTCTCAAAGATCCTACTGCATATGGCGATCTATATCAAAAATACAATTGGTCTGAAGTTCAGAGACATATGGTCATCAAACAAGCTACTGTTTTAGATGTAATCCATGAACAAGTTGTAGTTAAAACTGTTGAGGTTTTCAACAACGACactgataaaattaaactcaaAAAATCAATGAATGAAGACGTTGAACTTACAATATTTTCGTTCTGGTCCAAAGATGGCTTTCCGACTGACGATATTTCTTATGACGTATGCATTGATCTTACTATTAAGAAACCATCGAAATGGGatgaatattgttttaaaaacaaatggagAAATAGTACTTTTGAAAGCATCAAAGATACTCTTGGTGTAGACATTAGGAAAGGATGGGTCGATGTTGAACCTGGCCAGACTATTGTTAGTAAATTGATAGCAAATAAAACGATAATTTTCGTTGAATTTCAATACTCGGCAATTCTTATTGGAAGAGTAATTGCTGATTATGAAAGACTGTATGGAAAATATCACTTTTATGCTCCATCTGTATCAGACATAATGAGGGCGGGGTCGATTCctaatgaaataattactaCAGAGAGAATCGAAATAAGAGGTTACACAGACCCAAAATT from Amyelois transitella isolate CPQ chromosome 27, ilAmyTran1.1, whole genome shotgun sequence harbors:
- the LOC106130390 gene encoding uncharacterized protein LOC106130390, with protein sequence MKLIIVTDILSKLLILFLIKPNIGDIKINITTASSKEYVLVNYTGYDNKLITDREVQLFNITKDNLNRGFRIELGKAPDNFFLKDPTAYGDLYQKYNWSEVQRHMVIKQATVLDVIHEQVVVKTVEVFNNDTDKIKLKKSMNEDVELTIFSFWSKDGFPTDDISYDVCIDLTIKKPSKWDEYCFKNKWRNSTFESIKDTLGVDIRKGWVDVEPGQTIVSKLIANKTIIFVEFQYSAILIGRVIADYERLYGKYHFYAPSVSDIMRAGSIPNEIITTERIEIRGYTDPKLVMYDKDTGEEIKMYRRIKLVGSKKRRTLVYLDD